One genomic region from Nocardia vinacea encodes:
- a CDS encoding site-specific integrase yields MAAVRPEFRSTTLRFAAEDPVFGGGRCRVEQCERTARSRGMCPGHHQRWADAGRPDIEDFAASTDHRWARQRPNMRCRVTDCGYGCARGGMCQLHAQRWTRAGRPNLQQWLAEPLPFKRPAPGVTCAITCCDLWPKAQGPFCHPHAATWKVNGRPDIGEFVRRFDDIQIPSGETIRLDELEVGMRLEMQYVLQHRHDQREGTITPDTVMRVVRLLANATASSLLDLDESAWRALAGEYWPRDTRSIGFLNYARRVVEDLAEPTGWETEYPRDAWRMHRLGFDGRRVLRFNGIAQPWLKALAKRWVRWRLSTGLGLEAGGGRPVLAITRFSRFLDRVGVTEITEVTRPVLERYLADLRSEPGGPHRQGTNIGLLNGFFAAIRQHRWDARLPAEASFFTQDYPKRDERAPRALPDNVMAQLEQPINLDRWDNPTYRLITLILMRCGLRITDTTRLRGDCVVTDADGAPYLRYFNHKMKRDALVPIDEELRELINGQRQRVLQRWQASIPWLFPRPTKNITGEHPVGSSTYRLALYRWLEYCDIRDEHRAQVRLTPHQWRHTLGTRLINRDVPQEVVRKILDHDSPQMTAHYARLHDTTVRRHWEAARKVDINGDTVRLDPDGPLAEAAWAKQRISRVTQALPNGFCGLPVQKSCPHANACLTCPMFITTPEFLPQHRNQRQQVLQIIDAAEARGQQRLAEMNKGVLTNLNQIIDALDDETRSNQKAVPDAS; encoded by the coding sequence ATGGCAGCGGTGAGGCCCGAATTCCGCAGCACTACACTACGGTTCGCCGCCGAGGATCCGGTGTTCGGTGGAGGTCGATGCCGCGTCGAACAGTGCGAGCGAACCGCACGCTCGCGCGGGATGTGTCCCGGTCATCATCAACGCTGGGCCGACGCCGGTCGACCCGATATCGAGGACTTCGCTGCATCGACCGACCACCGTTGGGCGCGGCAGCGTCCGAACATGCGCTGCCGGGTGACTGACTGCGGTTACGGCTGCGCGCGCGGCGGGATGTGTCAGCTGCACGCCCAGCGATGGACCCGGGCGGGTCGCCCCAACCTGCAACAGTGGTTGGCCGAACCGCTGCCGTTCAAGCGGCCCGCACCGGGAGTGACCTGCGCGATCACGTGTTGCGACCTCTGGCCGAAGGCGCAAGGCCCGTTCTGTCATCCCCATGCCGCCACTTGGAAGGTCAACGGACGACCCGATATTGGCGAGTTCGTTCGACGCTTTGACGACATCCAGATTCCGAGCGGGGAGACTATCCGGCTCGATGAACTCGAGGTCGGGATGCGGCTCGAGATGCAGTACGTCTTGCAACACCGTCACGACCAGCGCGAAGGCACCATCACCCCGGACACGGTGATGAGGGTGGTGCGCCTGCTGGCCAACGCGACGGCGTCGTCGCTGCTGGACCTCGACGAATCCGCCTGGCGCGCTCTGGCCGGCGAATACTGGCCACGTGACACACGATCTATCGGTTTCCTGAACTACGCTCGCCGCGTCGTCGAGGATCTCGCCGAGCCGACCGGGTGGGAAACCGAGTATCCACGCGATGCCTGGCGCATGCACCGGCTGGGTTTCGACGGTCGAAGAGTGTTGCGGTTCAACGGTATTGCTCAACCATGGCTGAAAGCATTGGCCAAGCGATGGGTTCGCTGGCGGTTGTCGACCGGGCTCGGGCTCGAAGCCGGCGGCGGACGCCCCGTCCTGGCGATCACCCGATTCTCCCGATTTCTGGACCGCGTCGGCGTCACCGAGATCACCGAGGTGACGCGGCCGGTTCTGGAACGATATCTGGCCGACCTTCGCAGCGAACCCGGCGGCCCGCATCGCCAGGGCACCAACATCGGTCTGCTCAATGGGTTTTTCGCCGCCATCCGCCAACATCGTTGGGACGCACGACTTCCCGCCGAAGCGTCCTTCTTCACACAGGACTATCCCAAGCGCGACGAACGAGCACCCCGAGCGTTGCCCGACAACGTGATGGCCCAGCTCGAACAGCCCATCAACCTCGACCGCTGGGACAACCCCACCTACCGGCTGATCACGCTCATCCTCATGCGCTGCGGACTGCGGATCACCGACACGACGCGGCTGCGCGGCGACTGCGTCGTCACCGACGCCGACGGCGCACCCTATCTGCGCTACTTCAACCACAAAATGAAACGCGACGCCCTGGTTCCTATCGACGAGGAACTCCGCGAGCTGATCAACGGGCAGCGACAGCGCGTTCTCCAACGATGGCAGGCCAGCATCCCATGGTTGTTTCCGCGCCCAACCAAGAACATCACCGGTGAGCACCCCGTCGGCAGTTCCACCTACCGGCTGGCGCTCTATCGCTGGCTCGAGTACTGCGACATCCGCGACGAACACCGCGCCCAGGTGCGCCTGACCCCGCATCAATGGCGTCACACTCTGGGCACCCGACTCATCAACCGTGACGTCCCCCAGGAAGTCGTCCGCAAGATCCTCGACCACGACTCGCCGCAGATGACCGCGCACTACGCCCGCCTGCACGACACGACCGTCCGCCGGCACTGGGAAGCGGCCCGAAAGGTCGACATCAACGGCGACACCGTCAGACTCGACCCGGATGGTCCGCTGGCAGAGGCGGCCTGGGCCAAACAGCGGATCAGCCGCGTCACACAGGCCCTGCCGAACGGGTTCTGCGGTTTGCCGGTCCAGAAGAGCTGCCCGCATGCCAACGCGTGTCTGACCTGCCCCATGTTCATCACAACACCGGAATTCCTTCCCCAGCACCGCAATCAGCGTCAACAGGTTCTCCAGATCATCGACGCCGCCGAGGCCCGAGGCCAGCAGCGCCTCGCCGAGATGAACAAGGGCGTGCTGACCAACCTCAACCAGATCATCGACGCCCTCGACGACGAAACCCGCAGCAACCAGAAGGCGGTCCCCGATGCGAGCTGA
- a CDS encoding site-specific integrase, which translates to MLVTRVVSPVSSRESWTVLGDDDRPLGPVERYLAYLTDIERSPNTVKAYAHDLKDWFEFLTFRGLDWREVRLEDLGGFVGWLRLPPAARDGRVTVLPSVAHHCTESTVNRKLSALSAFYLHAVRHGVDVGDLLVSWQPVGRGRGGWKPFLHHISKGDPVKTRTIKLKAPKKLPRVLDVVEAQAILDSCGRLRDRFLFAVLHETGVRIGEALGLRHEDIAAAERELTVCPRDNDNGARTKSSTSRSVPISAQLVRLYADYLHEEYGDLDSDYVFVNLWGRPHGHPMTYSNVYDLVGRLRRRTGIDFDPHWWRHTAATRLLRDGVPIEVVSRILGHVDITTTETVYGHLTVEDARRVLERAGWFNDQEVRW; encoded by the coding sequence GTGCTTGTTACGCGGGTGGTTTCGCCGGTCTCGTCGCGTGAGTCATGGACCGTTCTCGGTGATGACGACCGACCGTTGGGGCCGGTAGAGCGGTATCTGGCGTATTTGACCGATATCGAGCGGTCCCCGAACACGGTCAAGGCGTATGCCCACGACCTGAAGGACTGGTTCGAGTTCCTAACCTTCCGTGGCCTGGACTGGCGGGAAGTGCGTTTGGAAGACCTCGGCGGGTTCGTCGGTTGGCTGAGGCTGCCACCTGCGGCACGAGACGGCAGGGTCACGGTGTTGCCGTCAGTGGCGCACCATTGCACGGAATCGACTGTGAATCGCAAGCTTTCGGCGTTGAGCGCCTTCTACCTCCACGCCGTGCGCCATGGCGTTGACGTCGGAGACTTGCTGGTGTCCTGGCAGCCGGTGGGTCGCGGCAGGGGCGGCTGGAAGCCGTTTCTGCATCACATCAGCAAGGGCGACCCGGTCAAGACCCGAACCATCAAGCTGAAGGCACCAAAGAAGCTACCGCGCGTGCTCGATGTCGTTGAAGCGCAAGCGATCCTGGATTCCTGCGGACGTTTGCGGGACCGCTTCCTATTCGCGGTGCTGCATGAGACCGGTGTCAGGATCGGTGAAGCCTTGGGGCTTCGGCACGAAGACATCGCCGCTGCCGAGCGCGAGTTGACGGTATGTCCACGGGACAACGACAACGGAGCTCGCACGAAATCATCGACCTCGCGCAGCGTTCCGATCAGCGCCCAGCTGGTCCGGTTATATGCCGATTACCTGCATGAGGAATACGGTGATCTCGACAGCGACTATGTGTTCGTCAACCTTTGGGGCCGCCCGCACGGGCACCCGATGACCTACTCGAACGTCTATGACCTGGTCGGGCGGCTGCGCCGCCGCACTGGCATCGACTTCGACCCGCATTGGTGGCGTCACACCGCCGCGACCCGTCTACTTCGAGATGGTGTCCCGATCGAGGTGGTCTCGCGCATCCTTGGCCACGTCGACATCACCACCACCGAAACGGTTTACGGGCACCTCACCGTCGAAGACGCTCGCCGAGTGTTGGAGCGGGCGGGCTGGTTCAACGATCAGGAGGTGCGCTGGTGA